The following are encoded in a window of Methylocystis rosea genomic DNA:
- a CDS encoding sensor histidine kinase, protein MNVASDGPPELRREIASLRAQLAASQQRYEEVCHRIRNELQVLSALFAAQRRQCGHPVHCDICVSRICATAALHGALDTNEHEICSLGSFVRLLAETLHSAFDSRYESIVTIDGNFEIDRARAKSVGLVVVEATVNALKYAFVGLEKGRIETRVRCFRGEVELVVENNGAPFPIGASSQSTEISGKGLTLMHDIAAHLGGALEITPSPMGTALRLTFPVALPQRC, encoded by the coding sequence TTGAACGTTGCATCAGACGGACCGCCGGAATTGAGGCGGGAAATAGCCTCGCTGAGAGCGCAGCTGGCCGCGTCGCAGCAGCGCTACGAAGAGGTTTGCCATCGGATCAGAAACGAATTGCAGGTCTTATCGGCTCTCTTTGCCGCGCAGCGGAGACAGTGTGGCCATCCGGTACACTGCGACATTTGCGTTTCGCGCATCTGCGCGACCGCCGCGCTCCACGGCGCGCTCGATACGAATGAGCACGAGATTTGCAGCCTCGGCTCTTTCGTTAGGCTTCTCGCTGAAACTCTGCATTCGGCCTTTGACAGCCGTTATGAGAGCATCGTGACCATAGACGGGAATTTCGAAATTGACCGCGCGCGCGCCAAAAGCGTCGGGCTTGTGGTCGTCGAAGCGACGGTAAATGCTCTCAAATACGCCTTCGTCGGTCTCGAGAAGGGCAGGATCGAAACGCGCGTCCGGTGTTTCCGGGGCGAGGTCGAGCTTGTCGTTGAAAACAACGGGGCGCCCTTTCCGATAGGAGCATCGTCCCAGTCGACCGAAATTTCAGGAAAGGGCCTCACGCTCATGCATGATATTGCCGCGCACCTTGGTGGAGCTTTGGAGATCACGCCGAGTCCCATGGGAACTGCCTTGCGGCTCACTTTTCCGGTCGCTCTCCCGCAGCGATGCTAG
- a CDS encoding YybH family protein produces the protein MTDDEKAIRALVEAWMACSKAGDLSAVLDLMTDDVIFMTPGGKPFGKEAFAAASENMKNVAIEARSDIQELCIFGDWAYMRSYMEMTATPLGGAPVRRSGHTLTILRKEADGKWRLARDANLLATEKS, from the coding sequence GTGACGGACGACGAAAAAGCCATTCGCGCATTGGTCGAAGCCTGGATGGCCTGCAGCAAAGCGGGCGACCTTTCAGCCGTGCTCGATCTGATGACGGATGACGTGATTTTTATGACGCCGGGTGGAAAGCCATTCGGAAAGGAAGCCTTCGCCGCCGCTTCGGAAAATATGAAGAACGTCGCGATCGAGGCGCGCAGCGACATCCAGGAGCTCTGCATTTTTGGCGACTGGGCCTATATGCGCAGTTACATGGAGATGACGGCGACGCCTCTGGGCGGCGCGCCGGTGCGTCGGAGCGGACATACGCTGACGATTCTGCGTAAGGAAGCCGACGGAAAATGGCGGCTTGCCAGAGACGCGAATCTTTTGGCTACAGAAAAATCCTGA
- a CDS encoding SDR family NAD(P)-dependent oxidoreductase: MTEPAMANRGVALVIGVGAESGLGAALARRFAREGLRVMVAGRTPERLRIVAEQIAATGGAVAIKVADATSEADVAALFDDADRDGDLALVAYNVGNNIAATAQDTTPELFERLWRQNALGGFVVGREAARRFSQRGQGTILFTGATASLRARPPFLAFAAAKAALRAVAQGLAREFGSKGVHVAHIVVDGVIAGEYAATNFADYARSKGADGVLAVDDIADAYWALHCQKRSAWTHEMDLRPFKEPF, translated from the coding sequence ATGACAGAACCGGCGATGGCGAATAGGGGAGTGGCGCTCGTGATTGGCGTTGGCGCCGAGTCAGGTCTTGGCGCCGCGCTGGCGCGGCGTTTCGCGCGCGAAGGGCTCCGCGTCATGGTCGCGGGCCGCACGCCGGAGCGGTTGCGAATCGTCGCCGAGCAGATCGCCGCCACGGGCGGCGCGGTCGCGATCAAAGTCGCAGACGCCACGAGCGAAGCCGACGTCGCCGCCCTCTTCGACGACGCAGACCGCGACGGCGACCTCGCGCTGGTCGCCTACAATGTTGGGAATAATATCGCGGCTACTGCTCAGGACACGACGCCCGAACTCTTCGAGCGCCTTTGGCGCCAAAACGCCCTCGGCGGCTTCGTCGTCGGGCGTGAGGCGGCCCGGCGCTTCTCCCAGCGCGGGCAGGGCACGATCCTGTTCACCGGCGCGACGGCGTCCTTGCGGGCGCGTCCGCCCTTCCTGGCTTTCGCCGCCGCCAAAGCCGCCTTGCGCGCCGTAGCTCAAGGGCTTGCGCGCGAGTTTGGCTCAAAGGGCGTTCATGTCGCGCATATCGTCGTCGACGGCGTGATCGCGGGAGAATATGCGGCGACGAATTTCGCCGACTATGCGCGCTCGAAAGGCGCGGACGGCGTCCTTGCGGTCGACGACATCGCCGACGCCTATTGGGCGCTGCACTGCCAGAAGCGCAGCGCCTGGACTCACGAAATGGACCTTCGGCCCTTCAAGGAGCCATTCTAG
- a CDS encoding DUF2182 domain-containing protein — MAAPTQTRVDLIALQRNAILAMLIGLSVAAWALLIWQDTAGHDAHSSMASPSMGLGAPLFIAVWLAMTIAMMFPTLAPMALTFHKTQAARRKRGQAFVGTWAFLAGYLLVWMASGLLAYIGALAAEAGAARLDLSAPAQGRVGGLILVAAGLYQLTPLKELCLTKCRTPISFIMTSWREGTFGALQMGAHHGAWCLGCCWLLCAIMFPLGMMNVAALATVTAIVFAEKTLPWGPAVAQAMGIAILVYGLLILIQPQAFPIFHG, encoded by the coding sequence ATGGCGGCGCCGACACAGACGCGCGTGGACCTGATCGCGCTTCAGCGTAACGCGATCCTGGCCATGCTCATCGGATTGTCGGTCGCGGCGTGGGCGCTTCTGATCTGGCAAGACACGGCGGGTCATGACGCCCATAGCAGCATGGCCTCGCCGTCCATGGGACTCGGCGCGCCGCTGTTCATCGCCGTCTGGCTGGCGATGACGATTGCGATGATGTTTCCGACGTTGGCGCCGATGGCGCTCACCTTCCACAAGACGCAGGCCGCGCGCCGCAAACGGGGACAGGCCTTCGTCGGAACATGGGCCTTCCTCGCCGGCTATCTGCTCGTCTGGATGGCGTCTGGCCTCCTCGCTTATATTGGCGCGCTCGCCGCGGAGGCTGGCGCCGCGCGTCTGGATCTTTCGGCGCCGGCGCAGGGCCGCGTTGGCGGGTTGATCCTTGTCGCCGCCGGGCTCTACCAGCTCACGCCGTTGAAAGAGCTCTGCCTGACCAAGTGCCGCACGCCGATCAGCTTCATCATGACCTCCTGGCGCGAGGGGACGTTCGGCGCCCTGCAGATGGGCGCGCACCACGGCGCCTGGTGCCTTGGCTGTTGCTGGCTGCTTTGCGCGATCATGTTTCCTCTCGGCATGATGAACGTCGCCGCGCTTGCAACGGTGACGGCGATCGTTTTCGCCGAGAAGACCCTGCCGTGGGGGCCCGCCGTGGCGCAGGCCATGGGCATCGCCATCCTCGTCTACGGGCTCTTGATCCTGATCCAGCCTCAGGCGTTTCCGATCTTCCATGGATGA
- a CDS encoding LysR family transcriptional regulator, with protein MVNLKSFDLNLLLALKALLEEKNVSRAAEKLCLSQPAMSHILRRLRDQLDDPILVKSASGLVPTARALALLEPTAAVLREIERIVEPPPEFDPATSRRRFVISTSDYVGFALLPTLAESMIRIAPHIEVHIRQPITGPPHIVLEKDNIDLAIGFDAIFGGTPHVCSQALMGESIVCLTRKSNAQVPGDEISLAQFLEGKHVLISWREAGTGLIDDSLAKLGLRRNVFLVLPNFLTTPWILEKTDLMLCLPQRMAEQFVQLAPLKILPIPIDLPRYELMMLWHPRHEKDHAHMWLRERVRMACPRDSGNDANAGAGAKAHIH; from the coding sequence ATGGTCAACCTCAAGTCTTTCGACCTCAATCTGTTGCTGGCGCTGAAGGCGCTTCTCGAAGAGAAGAACGTGTCGCGCGCCGCAGAAAAGCTATGTCTGAGCCAGCCCGCCATGAGCCATATTTTGCGCCGGCTGCGTGACCAGCTCGACGATCCCATACTGGTGAAATCCGCATCGGGTTTGGTCCCTACGGCGCGCGCGCTTGCGCTGCTGGAGCCGACGGCGGCCGTGCTTCGGGAGATCGAAAGGATCGTCGAACCGCCGCCAGAATTTGATCCGGCGACCAGCCGCCGACGCTTCGTGATCTCCACAAGCGACTACGTCGGGTTCGCCCTGTTGCCGACGCTTGCCGAGTCGATGATCCGCATCGCCCCGCATATCGAGGTGCATATTCGGCAGCCGATAACAGGGCCGCCCCACATCGTGCTCGAGAAAGACAATATCGATCTGGCGATCGGCTTCGACGCAATCTTCGGCGGCACGCCACATGTCTGCTCGCAGGCATTGATGGGCGAGAGCATCGTTTGCCTCACAAGAAAATCGAACGCGCAAGTCCCGGGCGATGAAATCAGTCTGGCGCAATTTCTGGAAGGCAAGCATGTGCTGATCAGCTGGCGGGAAGCCGGGACGGGCCTGATCGACGACAGTCTCGCGAAGCTGGGACTACGTAGAAACGTATTTCTTGTTCTGCCGAACTTTTTGACGACGCCCTGGATTCTCGAGAAGACCGACCTCATGCTCTGTCTGCCACAAAGGATGGCCGAGCAGTTCGTACAGCTGGCTCCGCTCAAAATCCTGCCGATCCCGATCGACCTGCCGCGCTATGAGTTGATGATGCTTTGGCATCCGCGCCACGAAAAAGATCACGCGCATATGTGGCTGCGGGAACGCGTGCGGATGGCCTGCCCCCGCGATAGCGGCAACGATGCGAACGCCGGCGCTGGCGCCAAGGCGCACATTCACTAA
- the hemA gene encoding 5-aminolevulinate synthase codes for MVYRRYFEAAVSRLKDERRYRVFAHLERDVEAFPLANWHREDGSVEPVTIWCSNDYLGMGQHPDVIAAMVDTASKVGAGSGGTRNISGTSHAIVELERELADLHGKEAALVFTSGWISNLAAISTIADLLPNCVILSDASNHNSMIEGVKRSRAEKKIFRHNDLAHLEELLIEAGDRPKLVVFESLYSMNGNIAPVADIVALAERYGAMTYVDEVHAVGMYGARGGGVCEREGVMARVHVIEGTLAKGFGTMGGYIAGDSVVIDAIRSYAASFIFTTALPPAVAAAACAAVRLLKRRPDLRAAHQRASHITKHALAAAGLPVMENGSHIVPVMVRDAELCKSASDLLLDRHSIYIQPINYPTVAKGSERLRVTPTPCHTPAHIANLVESLVDVWHTLGIPFVEPPSHLHVAAKSDEKCTYPEIKLAAQ; via the coding sequence ATGGTCTATCGGCGTTACTTCGAGGCCGCCGTCTCCCGTCTGAAGGACGAGCGCCGCTACCGCGTCTTCGCGCATCTTGAGCGCGATGTCGAAGCTTTCCCGCTGGCGAATTGGCATCGTGAGGACGGCTCGGTCGAGCCTGTGACCATCTGGTGCTCCAATGACTATCTCGGCATGGGCCAGCATCCGGACGTGATCGCCGCCATGGTCGACACGGCGAGCAAAGTCGGCGCCGGCTCCGGCGGCACCCGCAACATTTCCGGCACCAGCCACGCCATTGTCGAGCTTGAGCGCGAGCTCGCCGATCTGCACGGCAAGGAAGCCGCGCTCGTCTTCACCTCCGGCTGGATTTCCAATCTCGCGGCGATCTCGACGATCGCCGACCTTCTGCCCAATTGCGTCATTCTCTCCGACGCCTCGAACCATAATTCGATGATCGAAGGCGTGAAGCGCTCGCGCGCCGAGAAGAAGATCTTCCGCCATAATGATCTTGCGCATCTCGAGGAGCTACTGATCGAAGCGGGCGATCGGCCCAAGCTCGTCGTCTTCGAAAGCCTCTATTCGATGAACGGCAATATCGCGCCCGTCGCCGACATCGTCGCGCTGGCTGAGCGCTATGGCGCGATGACCTATGTCGACGAAGTGCATGCGGTCGGCATGTATGGCGCGCGCGGCGGCGGCGTTTGCGAACGCGAAGGCGTTATGGCCCGCGTCCATGTGATCGAGGGCACGCTCGCCAAGGGCTTCGGCACGATGGGCGGCTATATCGCCGGCGACTCCGTCGTCATCGACGCGATCCGGTCTTACGCGGCTTCATTCATCTTCACGACGGCGCTGCCGCCGGCCGTCGCGGCCGCGGCCTGCGCCGCGGTGCGGCTGCTCAAGCGCCGGCCGGATCTGCGCGCGGCGCATCAGCGCGCCTCACATATCACCAAGCACGCGCTCGCCGCCGCCGGCCTGCCCGTGATGGAAAACGGCTCGCATATCGTGCCGGTGATGGTGCGCGACGCCGAGCTTTGCAAGTCTGCGAGCGACCTGCTGCTCGATCGTCACTCGATCTACATCCAGCCGATCAACTATCCGACGGTGGCGAAGGGAAGCGAGCGGCTGCGCGTCACGCCGACGCCTTGCCACACGCCGGCGCATATCGCGAATCTCGTCGAGTCTCTTGTCGACGTCTGGCACACGCTTGGCATTCCCTTCGTCGAGCCGCCGTCGCATCTGCATGTCGCGGCGAAAAGCGACGAGAAGTGCACCTATCCCGAGATTAAACTCGCGGCGCAGTAG
- a CDS encoding cob(I)yrinic acid a,c-diamide adenosyltransferase, with the protein MRVTAMKLYTKKGDRGQTSLFSGRRAAKFDPRVAAVGDLDELSASLGLARLVFPEANDLLSGAQKALYTISAIVSAEARKIDLAFDDAETAALEAEIDRATDALPPLRDFIYPGEAEASARLHMARAVARRAERSLAALDEPPAPESALAYLNRLSDLLFALARLADLHSGHADRMLGG; encoded by the coding sequence GTGCGCGTGACGGCGATGAAGCTCTATACGAAAAAAGGCGACAGAGGCCAGACGAGTCTCTTCTCGGGCCGGCGGGCGGCGAAGTTCGATCCGCGCGTCGCGGCGGTCGGCGATCTCGACGAATTGTCGGCGAGCCTCGGGCTCGCGCGCCTCGTCTTCCCCGAGGCGAACGATCTTTTGAGCGGCGCGCAAAAGGCGCTCTACACGATCAGCGCCATCGTCAGCGCCGAAGCGCGGAAGATCGATCTCGCCTTCGACGACGCCGAGACCGCGGCGCTCGAAGCCGAGATCGATCGCGCCACCGACGCGCTGCCGCCGCTGCGCGATTTCATCTATCCGGGAGAGGCCGAGGCGAGCGCGCGTCTCCATATGGCGCGCGCCGTCGCGCGGCGGGCCGAGCGCAGCCTCGCCGCGCTCGATGAGCCGCCGGCGCCCGAGAGCGCCCTCGCCTATCTCAATCGCCTGAGCGATCTGTTGTTCGCGCTGGCGCGGCTCGCGGACCTGCACAGCGGACACGCGGATAGGATGCTGGGCGGGTGA
- a CDS encoding DUF938 domain-containing protein translates to MSINVPADRPPIDPHPLSPYVAWAGNRNRDPILSMFRAIFPNSGNVLELASGAGNHINYFAPHFPNLSFQPSDYDVEVFDSIKKKRDEAGSKNIFDPIKIDLTEPQTWPSASDRLYDGIFVVNLFQVAPVSICDGIAQVADRVLTKDGFVAIYGPFKVDGSYTTESNAAFDQEILAPKIAEWGLKDVRDLERAANAHNIALKKIMDMPANNFILLFGRA, encoded by the coding sequence ATGTCCATCAATGTGCCTGCAGACCGTCCGCCGATCGATCCGCATCCGCTCAGCCCCTATGTCGCTTGGGCGGGGAATCGAAATCGTGATCCGATTCTCAGCATGTTCAGAGCGATCTTTCCGAACAGCGGCAATGTGCTGGAACTTGCGAGCGGCGCCGGCAACCACATCAACTATTTCGCGCCGCATTTCCCGAATCTGTCGTTTCAGCCTTCTGACTATGACGTCGAAGTGTTCGATTCGATCAAGAAGAAGCGCGACGAAGCGGGCAGCAAGAATATCTTCGATCCCATCAAAATCGATCTGACTGAACCCCAGACCTGGCCCAGCGCGAGCGATCGGCTCTACGACGGCATTTTCGTCGTGAACCTCTTCCAGGTCGCGCCGGTCTCGATCTGTGACGGCATCGCTCAAGTCGCCGATCGCGTGTTGACGAAGGATGGCTTTGTCGCGATCTACGGGCCCTTCAAGGTTGACGGCAGTTATACGACCGAGTCAAACGCCGCCTTCGATCAGGAGATCCTCGCGCCCAAGATCGCCGAATGGGGCCTTAAGGACGTGCGTGATCTCGAACGCGCCGCCAACGCACACAATATCGCGCTCAAAAAAATCATGGACATGCCCGCGAACAACTTCATTCTTCTCTTTGGGCGCGCATGA
- a CDS encoding DUF1326 domain-containing protein, producing the protein MATRTKWRFVGDYLENCNCDIVCPCLVSTKAMMATPTQGWCDNILAFHIDKGHYGDVALDGLNVALAAHAPGPMAEGDWTLAVYIDERATDEQTAALGAIFGGDEGGPMAAFAPLVGTHLGVKKTSIHYTIEGKSRAVEIPGVLAVAVDPLASMHPSGEIWGTTGHPLAPEKIAFGVGRAGNHFSDHGMDWNNSGQNGHYAPIEWSN; encoded by the coding sequence ATGGCGACGCGAACGAAGTGGCGCTTTGTCGGCGACTATCTCGAGAACTGCAATTGCGACATCGTCTGTCCTTGCCTGGTCTCGACCAAGGCCATGATGGCGACGCCGACGCAAGGGTGGTGCGACAACATTTTGGCGTTCCACATCGACAAAGGCCATTATGGCGACGTGGCGCTGGATGGGCTGAATGTGGCGCTTGCGGCGCATGCGCCGGGACCGATGGCGGAGGGCGACTGGACGCTCGCCGTCTATATCGACGAGCGCGCAACCGACGAACAGACCGCCGCTCTGGGCGCAATTTTCGGCGGCGACGAAGGCGGACCGATGGCGGCTTTCGCGCCTTTGGTCGGAACGCATCTCGGCGTCAAGAAGACCTCGATTCATTACACGATCGAGGGCAAATCGCGCGCGGTCGAAATCCCGGGCGTTCTCGCCGTCGCCGTCGATCCGCTCGCGAGCATGCATCCGAGCGGCGAAATCTGGGGCACGACCGGGCATCCGCTCGCGCCGGAGAAAATCGCCTTCGGCGTCGGCCGCGCGGGCAACCATTTCAGCGACCACGGCATGGACTGGAATAATTCGGGCCAGAACGGGCATTACGCGCCGATCGAATGGTCGAATTGA
- a CDS encoding UDP-glucose dehydrogenase family protein, giving the protein MNITMIGSGYVGLVSGACFADFGHNVICVDADANKIERLKAGEIPIFEPGLDELVANNVEQNRLSFTTELESSVRGADAVFIAVGTPSRRGDGHADLSFVYAVAQSIAKALEGFTVVVNKSTVPVGTGDEVERIIREVNPNADFTVVSNPEFLREGAAIEDFKRPDRVVIGIEDPRAREVMEEIYRPLSLNAPPLVFVGRRTSELTKYAANAFLATKITFINEIADLCEKVGADVQEVARGIGLDKRIGAKFLHAGPGYGGSCFPKDTLALIKTGQDEGAALRIVETVVAVNDARKRAMARKVIHALGGSVRGKKIALLGLAFKPNTDDMRDAPSLAIVASLAGDGAQVHAYDPESMAQARPLMPEVTFHDNAYSALEGADALAIVTEWDAFRALDLDRVRSLLKQPIIVDLRNVYRPGDVRKRGFTYVSVGRT; this is encoded by the coding sequence ATGAACATTACGATGATTGGCTCTGGTTATGTGGGTCTGGTCTCGGGCGCCTGTTTCGCCGACTTCGGTCATAACGTCATTTGCGTGGACGCGGACGCGAACAAGATCGAGCGCCTGAAGGCGGGCGAGATTCCGATCTTTGAACCGGGCCTCGACGAGCTCGTCGCCAATAATGTCGAACAGAACCGGCTCTCCTTCACCACCGAACTCGAGTCCTCGGTAAGGGGCGCGGACGCGGTTTTCATCGCTGTCGGCACGCCGTCGCGGCGCGGCGACGGCCATGCGGATCTGTCCTTCGTCTACGCCGTCGCACAGTCCATCGCCAAAGCGCTCGAAGGGTTCACGGTCGTCGTCAACAAATCGACCGTCCCCGTCGGCACCGGCGACGAAGTCGAGCGCATCATTCGCGAAGTCAATCCCAACGCCGATTTCACCGTCGTTTCCAATCCTGAATTCTTGCGCGAAGGCGCGGCGATCGAAGATTTCAAACGCCCCGACCGCGTCGTCATCGGCATCGAAGATCCGCGCGCGCGCGAAGTGATGGAGGAAATCTACCGGCCCCTGTCGCTGAACGCGCCGCCGCTGGTCTTCGTTGGGCGCCGCACGTCGGAGCTCACGAAATACGCGGCCAACGCATTTCTCGCGACGAAGATCACCTTCATCAACGAAATCGCCGATCTGTGCGAGAAGGTCGGCGCCGACGTACAGGAGGTCGCGCGCGGCATCGGACTCGACAAGCGCATCGGCGCGAAATTCCTGCACGCCGGCCCCGGCTATGGCGGCTCCTGCTTTCCGAAAGATACGCTGGCGCTGATCAAGACCGGGCAGGACGAAGGCGCGGCGCTGCGCATCGTCGAAACGGTGGTCGCCGTCAATGACGCGCGCAAGCGGGCGATGGCGCGCAAGGTCATCCATGCGCTCGGCGGCTCGGTGCGCGGCAAGAAGATCGCGCTCTTGGGATTGGCCTTCAAGCCCAACACCGACGATATGCGCGACGCGCCCTCGCTCGCCATCGTCGCCTCTCTCGCGGGCGACGGCGCGCAGGTGCACGCTTATGACCCCGAGAGCATGGCGCAGGCGCGTCCGCTGATGCCGGAAGTCACTTTCCACGACAACGCCTATTCGGCGCTTGAAGGGGCCGACGCGCTCGCCATCGTCACCGAATGGGACGCGTTTCGCGCGCTCGATCTCGATCGGGTCAGGAGCCTCTTGAAGCAGCCGATCATCGTCGATCTGCGCAATGTCTATCGCCCCGGCGACGTGCGCAAACGCGGCTTCACCTATGTGAGCGTCGGACGGACGTGA